The Salvelinus fontinalis isolate EN_2023a chromosome 7, ASM2944872v1, whole genome shotgun sequence genomic sequence TCTTGGGTCTGCCTACTTACATACCATACATACCACAGGAAGACACGCACACGTAAGCCAGTTTGGTGAGGAGCATCtacttacataaatacatacacatTTGTGTGTACTTCTTGTATAGGTCTTCAAACTGTTgagggatgggatggaaggactTTCAGTTGCAAAAGGAGAGCAGGAAAGGGTGAAGTCAGAATGAGGAAGGACTTCCAACAGTGGTTTAAAATGACATGGGGGCTGcgtctgaaatgacaccctattccctactactTTTGCCCAGAGCTATGTGGActgtggtcaaaagcagtgcactaaattATAGGGAACATTCGGACACAGAATGGTAACAAAGAAAGATTGTGATGAAATGCAGCACAATCAACAGCATACGCCCTCATCCAAGCATCCTTCATAGCCAGTCACCGAAACCCACCCCACCCTAACAAGAAATGGAACAATACCAGGCGTTACTAGTCATAATGTCTATCTGACAAGCAGCAGGAAAAGTAAAACAGAGGTCGTGGTCTTCATTGAAATCACATGAAAGACCAGCAGAATATCTTGCTCTTAGGTCTGTTCTGGCAAAGCTTTGTCGGTACGGCATTACCCTTAGGGGAAAAACGGGGTAAAACTCATTTCTGCACCGCTTCTGGCATCTAAAACGGGGACATGCGGAGGTGCGAGACAACTGTTGCCTTTCGAGCAGAATCACAAAATGGTGCTGCATACAGTAGCAGAATTGTGATTTCtgaagcgggagagagagagtagctgaCACAATTCTACAATATATCAACTTTGTATGTGTACATTGAACACAGACAGATATCGAGGTCAACCATTAAAAGTCACAATGTCATCAAGGTCCTCAGATGTATATGTATGAATGGGTGGGATGGGGTCGACAGGGGCCCCAAGGGGCCACAGTCTGAACGTAAGGCTGTTGCAGGAGGCATGTAGAGGCCTCCCCtacacagagagagtgggtgaCTATACCTAGCGTAAGAAAAAAGGAAGATTGTCTATGGAAACAAACACGTCAGAGTACTTTTGTATACTTATTTAGCTATACATTATCTCTACACTAAACACACCCGTACTCAGTCTTCTCCTCTTCAAAGCACAGAAAGATGAAGAGCAGCTCTGAGAACATATCGCGGTTGTCCTTTttgtacaaataaataaacaaacattaaTACGATGGGAGAGGGTGGAGGTGGTAGGGGAATAACGAAGTTCCGATTCGGTTTTCCTTGCGTTCATCTTTATCGGGTGTCAGTTTTCTTGCTTTGCTTTATTAGTTGTTTGGTGTGCAGCCAtgccactgttgttgtccaggaGCTGGGGCAGGGGCAGCGGGCAGACGGGTCAGGAAGAGGGCTCAGGTGGAGGCGTTGGAGGCCGAGGCAGCGTTGGTGGTATGGCCACGGTCTCCGTTGTTGGCATCTGGAAATGGAAGCAGTACGTTACACTACTCGCCTTTAATGAGGAGAGCTCTGGGCCcttattcacaaagcgtctcagagtaacagagctgatctgggatcaggtccacCCTTTCCATATCATGTTATTAATTATTTTCTAAAGGGGAAATCTGGTCCTAAATCAGCACTCTAGACGCTATACTCTGGGACGCATTGTGAACACGGGCCCTGGTTAGTACTGAGAAGAGACTAGCCAGGAGTactgagagggaggacagagaggttCCCAATCTTCCACTGACCCCTAGCCCCTGCCACAAGAACCCTAGTTTACACCTATCCAACCCTGTCAGATATACAAGCGTGTCTAGGGGTTGATTTAGGAATGGCAATAGTGGGAgaggcagggtgagagagagacagagaggcagggtgagagagagacagggtgagagagacacgagagacagggtgagagagagacagagagacagggtgagagagacacgagagacagggtgagagagagacagagaggcagggtgagagagagacagagaggcagggtgagagagagagacagagacacagggtgagagagaaagagaaagacagggggTTGGGGGGTGTACTGACCTGAGGGTGCGGAGGCATTGGTAGGGGTGAAGGCCCCGGGCTGATTCCGGGCGTGGGCGGGGATGAGGATGGAGGCTAGGGAGGGGTTACTGGACAACTCTGGaagcagagagaaaaaaacaccaCGTTAGACACAATCACCTATAGACAGAGAGCACATCTTAGATTTACAACTACAGACCCGACTATCACCACCATCCTACCGGAGTCACAGCATGCATTGATGACCACATCGTAATCAATCACCATCCTCAACTTCAGTAAGTCACATTCTGTGTCTATGGAAAAAATTTGCATACGCCCAAAGTTTACACTTGCACACTCCCCATCATGGATTTAAAAGAGTTGGATTGGTGTAAATAGTGACTAGAGGGTGTTTCCAACAATGTCACATCCACGACAAGAAGTGTGAAAGTGCACACTTTGTGAGAAGGGTGGAGAGTCAGGATACAACCACATCTACCAGTTACAACCACAGATCCAACTACCCAAATACAGTTACCTATAGACACACATTCTACCATTTGGCCTACAACCACAGATCCAACTACCCAACTACAGTTACCTATAGACACACATTCTACAATTTGGCCTACAACTACAGGCCCAACTTTCACATTCACCATCATAGCATATTTAGCCTTTATTTTAGCAGGGCCATTGAGACCAAGCTCTCTTTTACAAGGGAGACCTGCATTACAAAGCAGCAAGGAATAGTGACACAATTACATCAATCATAGTCACAGCATTAATTCGCTGTGATCAAATTTCAATCTTAATCACAATTATCTGATGGATTAATAGTCACATTCCCCATTATCAACCACCACGCTAATCAGGAGTCAAATTTGGCAtgtatagaaatataattactagaacaGACATTCCTATTCAAGTCAAAGTTCTCTGATGAGAAGACTGGCATCCATATTTAGTGGTCCCATGAGTGTTCCAGTCAAATTTGCAGTCGTCTGAGGGGCTTTGTCCATTCTAGTAATTCTGTAGGAGATACAGAGCTGTGTCTGAGCTCCATCCATACCCTGTGTGGAGAAGTTGAAGAGGAGGGGCTTCTCGCGCCCGTTGGGCAGCTTGAGGTTGGGGTCCCGGAGCTCGTCGAAAAAGGTGTGGGCACAGGCCTCCAGGGGCGTGAAGCGCGCTGTGGGCGTGTACTCCAGCAGCCGCGAGCACAGAGCGATGGCCTCAGGGGGCGTGCGCGGCCGGAACACCTGAGAGCCAATCACACAAGGCTGAAACCGGTCAATGACACAGGTTAGAGGTGACATGTCGGCTAAAGCTCCTGGGTGAAGATtaccctaggtacagatctaggatcagcttcccccaatcctaaccttaagcATTAGTGGGGAATATGCAAAACTGACCAAAGATCAGCGTCCAGAGACATCTTCACCCTACACCTGCTAAACCAATGACAGCTAAATATTATACAGTGCCTGTGCAAAATCCCAAttcatttttaattaaaaaaGAAATCTAAGGCTGCAAAATGTGAAAACTGTGCAAGGGTGaagactttcactaggcactgtatatacacacgaCACTACAAATGGAATGACAGGGTTTTAAAATCTTGCTCCACTTTAAACAACTTTACAAAGCCTTACATACACTATACATATaacctaatatatatatatatatatggttctTACATCTGGTGTATTTTTTGCCTATGAATGTTTTCTGAAGCATTTATAGACTTATAAAGGCTTCATTAAACCTTTGAAGTGACTGTTTAAAGTGGGACCTAAAATGTCTTGTAGATTCACTTTTATTCAGACACCAACAGGCCAGAGGACAGTGCAGTGCAGTACTACACCACCAGAGGGAGTGTAAACATATCTTAAAGGGGCTACATGGTCAATCCCGATCtctgcattggccgtgcagcGTTTAAGGTGATATGGCCTctgcattcatacttcttgcgcttcaCTGAGCAGCCCAAAGCTGTTTTTAAGGaagaagtgagtttgtgtttatacaggacctcccgccttcacctaccgtcaaccaatcatgtcaatgcggagccatacggagccctccgcattgttacagAATTTGAGAGGCGCAAAGAGATACGGAGCTCAACTTGGCCACACCACCCACACGGCacctccgaccacattttcagatcaagcataaattgtctCTTGCAGAGGAGAGCTGGTGTAAAACCGTGGGTCAAATATTGCGGTCCCAATAACCTCCCTACATGTATCTCTTCCCCTTGgccctaacatgctgaccaaaccgcACGCGTACGCCATAGCGCGCAAGTTCATTTTGTTCACCCACACCAGAAgcaatcaggacacgcaggttgaaatatcaaaacaaactctgaaccaattatattaatttggggacaggtcaaaaagcattaatcatgtacggcaatttagctagctaatttgtcctggtatataaacattgagttgttattttacctgaaatgcacaaggtcctctactccgacaattaattcaCAGATAAAACGGTAAACCGAATACGTTtctcgtcatctctcctccttccttcaggcttctttggactttatatgacaGTTGGCAACCAttttttcaatcacccacgtgggtatatgctcctaaaaaccaatgagcaTGTAACCCTTCGATGTGTGCAGATTTGTAAAGGTGGAATACTTATCCAACCCTTCAGATGTGGAAACACTCAAGGGTTAGAGCCTACGGGGAGAGCAATAGTCACCGAATTTGGACCAGCTGTCCCTTTTGTCACCAATGTGGTGAGGTACATTGTGAGTCCTGCACCCACTGAGCACATGCTGTTCAACCTGCAGATTCTAAAATGAGctctgtgtgagtgtttgtgtgtacacTGCTGTTCCTCTGCTTGCCCCTGGGGCTGGTGACCGTGTGAAAGTGTTTAACATGCTTATTTCAAAAACACTGGAGTTCACTGATGCATGAGTGAGATTTGAAGACGGGGAGAATCTGAACTTCctcttaaattacattttcactcagcgacagagaaagagacactcAGATGTAGGCGACAGATTTTAAAATAGTAAAAAACGGTTCCTGTACCTGTTGACTCACCTTAGTCCATGGGTGTGCCTTGATCTGAGGGAACTTAAACTCAGTGTAGTTGGGATTCATCTCTCTGATCTGTTCCCGAGTGGGAGTGCCGAGAACCTGGGGAGACACGGAGACAGAGGAACTGTTTTCCCATCGATATGTACAACTATGTACTTTTGAAGTATCAGGTGTGTACTTAGTACAACACAGAAGTTAATCACTTATTACATTAGTTACATTACCACCAGGGTTGTTCTCAATTCAGAATTTGGGAATTGACTCCCATTCAATTGATCAGCTGAAATTCTAATTGGACTGGCCACACCCCACAGGATGTAGAATTTGAGTGGCAGGAATATAATTTAACTCAAAGAAATTCCACTCAGTCATAGAACATGGGAGATTCATTGAATCTGACAGGTCACACAGACACCAAAGAATACATTGGTTTTCTCTGGAAACAATGTTCATACTCTTAACCTTAGTGCTTAAAATAGCCAATTATATTTCCACCACCCATTTCATTTCTTTGGCTTCTTTTTGAAGGCTCTAGGGTCAACTTGAGGGATAAACTGGGAAATGTAGTACTTAAAAAAATGTGAGTGATTAATGACATATAAACATTTTAAGAGTGTGTCctgaaaatacattttttcatCAATATTTTATATGCGAGTATATAACAAATATTTGATGTTTTATGTACaatatgtacactgaacaaaaatataaaatgcaacatgcTAAAATTTTAAAGATTTgagtgagttacagttcatataaggaaataagtcatgaataaatgaataaattaggccctaatctatcgatttcacatgactgggaatacagatatgcatctgttgtttacagataccttaaaagaaaaggtagggacgtggatcagaaaaccagtcagtatctgatgtgaccaccatttaaCTTAAGCACACATCTCATGCACAAATCTCCTTCGCATAGTTGGcttttgattgtggcctgtggaatgttgtcctactcctctacaatggctgtgcgaagttgctggatattggcgggaactggaaagaGCTGTTGTACaggttgatccagagcatcccaaacatgctcaataggtgacatgtctggtgagtatgcagtccATGGAAgacctgggacattttcagcatccaagacttgtgtacagatccttgtgacatggggccatgccttatgctgaaacatgaggtgatggcggcggatgaatggcacgacaatgggcctcaggatctcgtcacggtatctctgtgcattcgtTTGGTTGACGGTCCGGCTTACCGTCCGTCTGTCCGGCTTACCGTCCGTCTGTCCGGCTTACCGTCCGTCTGTCCGGCTTACCGTCCGTCTGTTGACATTTGAAGGCAGGTGTTTTTACCTTGATGATCTCCACCAGCTGATCCACCCCACTGTCGCCGGGAAAAATGGGTTGCCCTAGCAACAGTTCTGCTAGAACGCAGCCAGCGGACCATACATCTGCAGAGGATGGAGAAATACTGTGAGGACTCACACACAGACTCGcgcacccacacatacacactagtAGTGGGAGTGTACATATGCTGGATGTATAGTTGGTGTAACGTGTAGGTAGTCAGTGTAAGGTGTTAGTAATGGGATGTGTAGTCAGTGTAAGGTGTTAGTATTGGGAGGTGTAATCAGCATAATGTGTTAGTAGTGGGAGGTGTAGTCAGTGTAAGGTGTTAGTAATGGGAGGTGTAGTCAGTGTAAGGTGTTAGTAATGGGAGGTGTAGTCAGTGTAAGGTGTTAGTAGTGGGAGGTGTAGTCAGTGTAAGGTGTTAGTAATGGGAGGTGTAGTCAGTGTAAGGTGTTAGTAGTGGGAAGTGTAGTCAGCATAATGTGTTAGTAGTGGGAGGTGTAGTCAGCATAATGTGTTAGTAGTGGGAGGTGTAGTCAGCATAATGTGTTAGTAGTGGGAGGTGTAGTCAGTGTAAGGTGTTAGTAATGGGAGGTAAAGTCAGTGTAAGGTGTTAGTAATGGGAGGTGTAGTCAGCGTAATGTGTTAGTAATGGGAGGTGTAGTCAGCATAAGGTGTTAGTAGTGGGAGGTGTAGTCAGTGTAAGGTGTTAGTAATGGGAGGTGTAGTCAGCATAAGGTGTTAGTAGTGGGAGGTGTAGTCAGCGTAGTGTGTTAGTAGTGGGAGGTGTAATCAGTGTAATGTGTTAGCAGTGGGAGGTGTAGTCAGCATAATGTGTTAGTAGTGGGAGGTGTAGTCAGTGTAAGGTGTTAGTAGTGGAAGCGTACCTATGCTGGAGGTGTAGTCAGTGGCCCCAAAGATGAGCTCGGGGGCTCTGTAGTACCGTGAGCAGATGTAGGACACATTTGGCTCACCACGGACCAGCTGCTTCGCACTGCCAAAGATAACCAAGgatgaaggaaggaaggaaggaaggaaggaaggaaggaaggaaagatggTGGGTAAGGATGGTCAAAAGGAGGATTTGAGACTTCAAACTGCTCTTTCTTTTATGTATACCAGTTAGTAGTTTGCTCTATTCCTCTCAAAGGAAAACAGGATGGAGGAAGCAAGGTAACGAAGCTAGTAATGTTCTCAGACACATCTTCAGACACAGCCCTAACCTAGTCCATCTCATAAAAAAATTCTTACTAGAACTCAGGCCCAGACCACAGCAAATTGCTGTTGTGTAAGCCTGAGGGGCTTTGTCcattctagtaattatatttctatgagcTGGGCTAGGTTGGGTCTTTGTTCCTCCATCAATATGGCTTTCAATGTTCCAGCCCACCTGCCAAAGTCACAGAGCTTGAGCACGGCTGTCTCCGGGTCCAACAGAAGGTTCTGGGGCTTGATGTCTCGATGGCAGATCCCAAAGGAATGGATGTAGGCCAAGCTCCGGAAGAGCTGGTACATGTACATCTGCAGAGAGAAATGTGGACACACACAACTTAGTACATGCTCTAAGCTAgctacacataatgacatgagtGGTAGACCTATAGAGTAGAGGCAATTCCTGTTCCCTTGTATTCAATGGGCTAAAAATAACAGCGTGCCAGTGTCCAAATCCCCCAGAAGCCTCAGCCAGCGGTCCCTGGCTCTGACTCCAGTCCAGCCCTTTGTTTATGCCACTACTTCCACTTCCTTAAGTGGCAAGTTGGAAAGGCAGAGACGGCGGGGGCGCTATAATAAGGCCGCTGATGCCATCTCAACTGGCCGCTACATGATGACGCAGGACAGCATGGTGAGGAGGACGGGAGGGAAATGCCCAAAGgagtctgtctgcctgcccaaaCACACAACCATCCCACCACCACTCATTGCGCGAGACTATTCTGTTGGTTCTACAGTACCAGGCAAACATTTTTATTTGTACCCCTTTTcccccccaatttcgtgatatccaattggcttgtcccatcgctgcaactcccgtacggactcgggagaggcaaaggtccaGAGCCATGCGTTCTCCAAAACAAGACCCCACCAatctgcactgcttcttgacacactgctcgcttaacccggacgccaggcgcaccaatgtgtcggaagaaacaccctacagctggcgaccgaagtcagcaaGCACGAAATTGGCCCGCCACaatgagtcgctagagcgcgatgggacaaggacatcccggctggccaacatgctgggccaattgtgcggcgcGTAATGggtcacagcctgggatcgaacccgtgtctgtagtgatgcctctaccTCTGCGATGCAGTGCCATAAACCGCTGCGCCAGTCGGCAGGCCCTGTACCGAGCAAACTAaatcaagaacagctcaagtatTTGACGTTTGTAATTGACCCAGGTTTACCACATATTGCATCTAAAGCAGTGTTTCTCAACTCCAGTCCCCAAACAGTACAAATTTTTATTAAAAGGCCTGGACAAGAACATcggattcaacttgtcaattaatcatcaagccctcgaTGAGTTGAATCGGGTGTTTTTGtccggggctacaacaaaaacGTGTGCTGTTGGGTGCTCGACCTGAGTTGAGAAACACTGAACTAAAAAGAAACATACAGAGAGTAGTATCTTGATGAAGCGATAGACTTGAGGGGGTCTTACCTTCACATAGACCATGGGGAGGGTCTGCTTGGCTCGGCTGTAGTGTCTAGCCACTCTGTACACAGTCTCAGGAACGTAGTCCAAAACCAGGTTGAGATACACCTCGTCCTTCTGtaacacacacgcagagacatTTAGAGTATGGGTCAGACTTGGGACAGTTGGCTGAGGAGGTTAGGGAGCATGTACGAATTCCTTTGGAGTGATCGCAATGTAACATGGGTCTTGTTcgttaggcaccaaatggaagaaaacggactgaaacgTTGAGGGGCTACCAATAAGAAAGGCAAATTTtcgttttccgttgcaaaacatattttccattgtgtgcctaatgaacacgacccagggcTCGCTGGATGACTAAGCAGGCCAGacatacagtgagagagagagagagagaaaataagaaaAACGGTTACTGTATGATCTGGCAGAGACACGTAAGCTAGACTTAACATCAAGGGAGTCAGATGGTTGTTTTTTTTGGCAGGGCAACAGAGGAACAGATGACTGATCTAGTTAGGTAAATGGGATATCACACTTTGTCTACGAATCCGTCCCAGCAGATGTCTTTAATGAACCACTAAAATATTAAGAATGATCACataacactgagtgtacaaaacattaagaacagcgtcctaatattgagttgcatgccCTCCACCCAGCCTTcccgtttgccctcagaacagcctcaattcgtcggggcatggaatctacaaggtgtcgaaagcgttccacaggtatgctggcccatgttgactccaatgcttcccacagtcgtggcaagttggctggatgttctttgggtgttggaccattcttgatacacacaggaaactgttgagcatgaaaaacccagcagtgttgcagttcttgacacaaaccggtgcgcctggcacctactatcataccctgttcaaatcccccatttgtcttgcccattcgccctctgaatggcacaatccatgtctcaattgtctcaaggcttaaaaatccttcttcaacctgtctccttcccttcatctacactgattgaagtggatttaacaaatgacatcaataagggatcacagctttcacctggttagtctatgcTATGAAAATAACAGGTGTTCTAAATGTTTTGTGTATATGTTTTAACTGTATATCATCTGTTCCTACCACACAGGAAATTAAAAAGGCCAAGTCAGGCTTAGAGATGTTTGATCCCTGTGCCTTATTAAGTCTTCTcaagacacacacagtcacagtcgtacacacacacaaacacttcctGATAGAGCCATGCTCTAAAATAAGCCTCACACAAAGGATGACTCACTCTCCTGCCTTTCTCACTACGGCAACAGCAGCCCCTATATTACACCTCTGATTGGCTCATCGGCTCACACAAAAGGCAGGTGATTGGATCCTTCTCTTGTTCCCTCCTGACCATGTAAATAACTGACTGGTTTGACAGCAACAGGTAGTGACTGCTCAGTGCTCTGCCCCAAGTAacagcgtgtgtgtgtccgtctattttatacatttgccagTATTCGCTGAATGAACTCAGAAAAATGTCATAACAATTTGTGATTTTTTAGATGGGGTATGTCGTTTATGTGCCAATTTGTGCCATGGCTGCATGTCTGCATGTTGTTTTCCAGAGTCTCACTACAAGCCTTGTATATGCTTATAAAT encodes the following:
- the LOC129859541 gene encoding glycogen synthase kinase-3 beta-like isoform X4 → MSGRPRTTSFAESCKTVPQPSAFGSMKVSRDKDGSKVTTVVATPGQGPDRPQEVSYTDTKVIGNGSFGVVYQAKLCDSGELIAIKKVLQDKRFKNRELQIMRKLDHCNIVRLRYFFYSSGDKKDEVYLNLVLDYVPETVYRVARHYSRAKQTLPMVYVKMYMYQLFRSLAYIHSFGICHRDIKPQNLLLDPETAVLKLCDFGSAKQLVRGEPNVSYICSRYYRAPELIFGATDYTSSIDVWSAGCVLAELLLGQPIFPGDSGVDQLVEIIKVLGTPTREQIREMNPNYTEFKFPQIKAHPWTKVFRPRTPPEAIALCSRLLEYTPTARFTPLEACAHTFFDELRDPNLKLPNGREKPLLFNFSTQELSSNPSLASILIPAHARNQPGAFTPTNASAPSDANNGDRGHTTNAASASNAST
- the LOC129859541 gene encoding glycogen synthase kinase-3 beta-like isoform X1; protein product: MSGRPRTTSFAESCKTVPQPSAFGSMKVSRDKDGSKVTTVVATPGQGPDRPQEVSYTDTKVIGNGSFGVVYQAKLCDSGELIAIKKVLQDKRFKNRELQIMRKLDHCNIVRLRYFFYSSGDKKDEVYLNLVLDYVPETVYRVARHYSRAKQTLPMVYVKMYMYQLFRSLAYIHSFGICHRDIKPQNLLLDPETAVLKLCDFGSAKQLVRGEPNVSYICSRYYRAPELIFGATDYTSSIDVWSAGCVLAELLLGQPIFPGDSGVDQLVEIIKVLGTPTREQIREMNPNYTEFKFPQIKAHPWTKVSQQPCVIGSQVFRPRTPPEAIALCSRLLEYTPTARFTPLEACAHTFFDELRDPNLKLPNGREKPLLFNFSTQELSSNPSLASILIPAHARNQPGAFTPTNASAPSDANNGDRGHTTNAASASNAST
- the LOC129859541 gene encoding glycogen synthase kinase-3 beta-like isoform X2 — its product is MSGRPRTTSFAESCKTVPQPSAFGSMKVSRDKDGSKVTTVVATPGQGPDRPQEVSYTDTKVIGNGSFGVVYQAKLCDSGELIAIKKVLQDKRFKNRELQIMRKLDHCNIVRLRYFFYSSGDKKDEVYLNLVLDYVPETVYRVARHYSRAKQTLPMVYVKMYMYQLFRSLAYIHSFGICHRDIKPQNLLLDPETAVLKLCDFGSAKQLVRGEPNVSYICSRYYRAPELIFGATDYTSSIDVWSAGCVLAELLLGQPIFPGDSGVDQLVEIIKVLGTPTREQIREMNPNYTEFKFPQIKAHPWTKPCVIGSQVFRPRTPPEAIALCSRLLEYTPTARFTPLEACAHTFFDELRDPNLKLPNGREKPLLFNFSTQELSSNPSLASILIPAHARNQPGAFTPTNASAPSDANNGDRGHTTNAASASNAST
- the LOC129859541 gene encoding glycogen synthase kinase-3 beta-like isoform X5, yielding MSLPSSSFCSSQGSNIRGDKDGSKVTTVVATPGQGPDRPQEVSYTDTKVIGNGSFGVVYQAKLCDSGELIAIKKVLQDKRFKNRELQIMRKLDHCNIVRLRYFFYSSGDKKDEVYLNLVLDYVPETVYRVARHYSRAKQTLPMVYVKMYMYQLFRSLAYIHSFGICHRDIKPQNLLLDPETAVLKLCDFGSAKQLVRGEPNVSYICSRYYRAPELIFGATDYTSSIDVWSAGCVLAELLLGQPIFPGDSGVDQLVEIIKVLGTPTREQIREMNPNYTEFKFPQIKAHPWTKVSQQPCVIGSQVFRPRTPPEAIALCSRLLEYTPTARFTPLEACAHTFFDELRDPNLKLPNGREKPLLFNFSTQELSSNPSLASILIPAHARNQPGAFTPTNASAPSDANNGDRGHTTNAASASNAST
- the LOC129859541 gene encoding glycogen synthase kinase-3 beta-like isoform X3, whose product is MSGRPRTTSFAESCKTVPQPSAFGSMKVSRDKDGSKVTTVVATPGQGPDRPQEVSYTDTKVIGNGSFGVVYQAKLCDSGELIAIKKVLQDKRFKNRELQIMRKLDHCNIVRLRYFFYSSGDKKDEVYLNLVLDYVPETVYRVARHYSRAKQTLPMVYVKMYMYQLFRSLAYIHSFGICHRDIKPQNLLLDPETAVLKLCDFGSAKQLVRGEPNVSYICSRYYRAPELIFGATDYTSSIDVWSAGCVLAELLLGQPIFPGDSGVDQLVEIIKVLGTPTREQIREMNPNYTEFKFPQIKAHPWTKVSQQVFRPRTPPEAIALCSRLLEYTPTARFTPLEACAHTFFDELRDPNLKLPNGREKPLLFNFSTQELSSNPSLASILIPAHARNQPGAFTPTNASAPSDANNGDRGHTTNAASASNAST